A window from Brucella sp. BE17 encodes these proteins:
- a CDS encoding RNA polymerase sigma factor has translation MSIHNIDAPSSNNSVASGAVAQRRENDALVKQAKTGDVAAFEQLVRSYYPFILKTAFRWLGNKSDAEDVTQSICMRLATIIESFDGRASFSSWLYRVTLNAVRDFQRSHQRRQRLVTRAAIISPDIMEPDQEDLLQLNDIWRKVRELPEKQRDAILLVYAEELSHAEAAKIMQCKEVTVSWHIHKARKLLKELL, from the coding sequence GTGAGCATTCATAATATAGATGCTCCAAGCAGTAATAACTCGGTGGCAAGCGGCGCTGTTGCACAGCGACGGGAGAATGACGCGCTCGTGAAGCAAGCCAAGACAGGTGATGTCGCAGCGTTCGAGCAATTGGTGCGTTCCTATTACCCTTTTATTCTCAAGACGGCGTTTCGCTGGCTCGGGAATAAAAGCGATGCCGAAGATGTGACGCAATCTATCTGTATGCGGCTGGCGACAATAATCGAGAGTTTTGATGGCCGGGCGAGTTTTTCAAGCTGGCTCTACCGTGTCACATTGAATGCGGTTCGCGATTTTCAACGCAGCCACCAACGTCGCCAAAGGCTTGTTACAAGAGCGGCGATCATATCACCTGATATCATGGAGCCGGATCAGGAGGATTTGTTACAGTTAAATGATATATGGCGAAAAGTACGTGAATTGCCGGAAAAACAACGAGACGCCATACTTCTGGTCTATGCGGAAGAATTGAGCCACGCAGAAGCGGCAAAAATCATGCAATGCAAAGAGGTGACCGTTTCTTGGCATATCCATAAGGCGCGTAAACTGCTGAAAGAACTGCTATGA
- the bluB gene encoding 5,6-dimethylbenzimidazole synthase, producing MHFSSAERETFFELLRWRRDVRHFRDKAVPEDMVRALRKAMDYAPSVGNARPWRVFCAESTEKRHAVHDIFRNANLEAAAIYQEARAEQYRSLKLEGIAKAPLQLAIFTEMEPLEGHGLGRQSMAATLEHSTAMAVQNLNLAARIFGLGVGMVSILDPDAMKELFNVPTSWRFSLYLCIGWPEFEGDMPLLHKQGWQENRDTLWQPA from the coding sequence ATGCATTTTTCCTCCGCTGAACGTGAAACATTTTTCGAATTACTACGCTGGCGGCGCGACGTGCGTCACTTCCGGGATAAGGCGGTCCCAGAAGACATGGTCCGTGCTTTGCGAAAAGCGATGGATTATGCCCCCTCGGTCGGAAATGCGAGGCCATGGCGGGTATTTTGTGCTGAAAGCACAGAAAAGCGCCACGCCGTGCATGATATTTTCCGCAACGCCAATCTTGAAGCCGCCGCGATCTATCAGGAGGCGCGCGCCGAACAATATCGCTCCTTGAAGCTCGAAGGCATTGCAAAAGCGCCTTTGCAGCTTGCGATCTTCACCGAGATGGAGCCGCTCGAAGGTCATGGGCTCGGGCGCCAGTCGATGGCCGCCACGCTCGAACACAGTACAGCCATGGCAGTGCAGAATCTCAACCTTGCGGCGAGAATATTCGGACTTGGCGTCGGCATGGTTTCCATTCTCGACCCCGATGCCATGAAAGAATTATTCAACGTACCGACAAGCTGGCGTTTCAGCCTTTATCTTTGTATCGGCTGGCCGGAATTTGAAGGCGACATGCCCTTGCTGCACAAGCAGGGATGGCAGGAAAACCGCGATACCCTCTGGCAACCGGCCTGA
- a CDS encoding alpha/beta-hydrolase family protein, whose amino-acid sequence MYSPAIAFLNRKASFCATGLAFGTLFFAMALTPSLIPRTPLVQGLLCGLLFAIGYGIGVLCTALWRYLELPTLPHRQKIALKTVTGGICLAIAIAALASSADWQNAVRAAMQMPPVASAYPVTLTAIATALFLALLILARLLLSLARYLSSKLHILVPRRVATVFGALITLFIVWNIANGLLVKTAFQSLDASFKRYDALIEADRMKPSAPEKTGSTASLIDWQDLGRAGREFIASAPERGEISAFTSRNAIDPVRVYVGLNVSDDPRERAKHALAELERQRGFERAVLVIIVPTGTGWVDPSAMTGLEFLHDGDVASIAMQYSYLNSPLSLLFQPEYGADSARALFETVYERWKELPAEKRPKIYLHGLSLGAFNSQNSVSLFEILDAPLNGALWSGPPFPSPLWRSLSASRKPSSPQWLPVVRDGSFVRFMNQNGEAPGNGTHWGTMRTIYLQYASDAITFFDSSIFYREPDWMKAPRGPDVAGELRWYPIVTGLQLTIDMALADTAPMGYGHVYAPEHYLEAWQKITEPAGWTDSEITRLKRYLRAKVDEGNADGFEQRGG is encoded by the coding sequence ATGTACAGTCCTGCTATCGCTTTTCTTAACCGCAAGGCGTCATTCTGCGCCACAGGACTGGCATTTGGCACCTTGTTCTTCGCCATGGCGCTTACACCGAGCCTCATTCCAAGAACGCCGCTGGTACAAGGTCTACTCTGCGGACTGCTCTTTGCTATCGGCTACGGTATTGGCGTTCTGTGCACTGCATTATGGCGCTATCTTGAACTGCCGACATTGCCACACCGCCAAAAAATTGCCCTGAAAACCGTAACAGGCGGCATCTGTCTTGCAATCGCCATTGCAGCTCTTGCATCTTCCGCCGACTGGCAAAATGCCGTGCGTGCTGCCATGCAGATGCCGCCGGTCGCCTCCGCTTATCCGGTCACCCTGACCGCCATAGCGACAGCACTTTTCTTGGCGCTGCTGATCCTCGCCCGCCTGTTGCTCAGCCTGGCCCGATATCTGTCATCGAAGTTGCATATCCTCGTACCACGGCGGGTCGCCACCGTTTTTGGCGCATTGATAACGCTCTTCATCGTCTGGAATATCGCCAACGGATTGCTTGTCAAAACGGCGTTTCAATCGCTTGATGCCTCTTTCAAGCGCTATGATGCACTGATTGAAGCTGACCGTATGAAACCATCGGCACCGGAAAAAACCGGCAGCACCGCATCGCTCATCGACTGGCAGGATCTGGGCCGGGCTGGCCGCGAGTTCATTGCCTCCGCGCCAGAAAGAGGTGAGATTTCCGCCTTCACAAGCCGGAATGCAATCGATCCTGTCCGCGTTTATGTCGGGCTCAATGTCAGCGACGATCCCAGAGAAAGAGCAAAACACGCGCTAGCGGAACTGGAACGACAGAGAGGTTTCGAGCGCGCAGTTCTGGTCATCATCGTGCCGACCGGCACCGGATGGGTCGACCCCTCCGCCATGACCGGGCTCGAATTCCTCCATGACGGGGATGTCGCCAGCATCGCCATGCAGTATTCCTATCTCAACAGTCCGTTGTCGCTACTGTTTCAGCCCGAATATGGCGCGGATTCAGCACGTGCCCTGTTTGAAACCGTCTATGAGCGCTGGAAGGAGCTACCCGCCGAAAAAAGGCCGAAAATCTATTTACACGGCTTGAGCCTCGGCGCATTCAATTCACAGAATTCCGTATCGCTTTTCGAGATACTGGATGCGCCGCTCAACGGCGCCTTGTGGAGCGGTCCACCTTTTCCAAGCCCGTTATGGCGCTCGCTGAGCGCAAGCCGCAAGCCAAGCTCACCACAATGGCTGCCGGTGGTGCGCGACGGGTCCTTCGTTCGCTTCATGAACCAGAACGGCGAAGCACCGGGAAATGGGACGCATTGGGGCACCATGCGTACCATCTATCTTCAATATGCCAGTGATGCGATTACCTTCTTCGACAGCAGTATTTTCTACCGTGAACCCGACTGGATGAAAGCCCCGCGTGGACCGGACGTCGCTGGGGAACTGCGCTGGTATCCCATCGTGACGGGGCTGCAACTCACCATCGACATGGCGCTGGCCGACACAGCCCCCATGGGCTATGGCCATGTCTACGCACCGG